A genomic window from Lycium barbarum isolate Lr01 chromosome 4, ASM1917538v2, whole genome shotgun sequence includes:
- the LOC132638022 gene encoding F-box protein CPR1-like, translating to MPNNKVQKRSADTSMYLTIDTIFSILTNLPVKSLLRFKSVAISWNAIISDDKFKNIHHDQSKVLCREKLLFKQRSTGHFEFRDLESPQLLPMEKQLSPLERFKCEEIWCSCDGLVLLKDYNSYKDYVLWNPSTREYRILESCPYLNNNDEYCMKACGMCYDSNLDDYKIILICDLFYVVYSLNKGRWAKKTSFPCPRVFYNNLCSRGTSISTKGCVFWSLTLNSISDRIYCSVPWNRPRIIYYDVKSDEVEQLPLPEFVRVRSLFGLTTLKDCPSLYGGTYINYELDIWILEQDSWKWVMNVCNLPVPCTRFVDNINMWCSEIGDRIIFYGVSEEEFFIYYPKLKQFVNVLVPDKSKYYVIPKVAICLDSFYFPRRNIKEEATVMNNIDDVEDSRANTGDKSNFIQPRRSNRVKIPSKRLTGFVVEPG from the coding sequence ATGCCAAACAATAAAGTACAAAAGAGGTCAGCCGATACATCCATGTACCTAACAATTGATACCATATTTTCCATACTTACTAACCTTCCTGTTAAATCTTTGTTGCGTTTTAAATCCGTAGCTATATCATGGAATGCTATAATCTCTGACGATAAATTCAAAAATATTCACCACGATCAATCCAAAGTGTTGTGCCGCGAAAAGTTGTTGTTTAAACAAAGATCTACTGGCCATTTTGAGTTTAGAGACCTCGAAAGTCCCCAATTACTTCCGATGGAAAAACAACTATCTCCTCTAGAAAGATTCAAATGTGAGGAAATCTGGTGTTCATGTGATGGCTTGGTACTTTTAAAAGATTATAACTCCTATAAAGATTATGTTTTGTGGAATCCATCTACCAGAGAGTATCGAATTCTTGAATCATGTCCTTATCTGAACAACAACGACGAATATTGCATGAAAGCTTGTGGGATGTGCTATGATTCTAACCTCGATGACTACAAGATTATACTGATATGTGATTTGTTTTATGTCGTCTACTCTTTGAATAAGGGTCGTTGGGCAAAGAAAACAAGTTTCCCTTGTCCAAGAGTATTCTATAATAATCTTTGCTCTCGGGGGACTAGCATTAGCACAAAAGGTTGTGTATTTTGGTCTCTGACTCTCAATTCAATCAGCGACCGAATATATTGTAGTGTACCTTGGAATAGACCTAGAATCATATATTATGACGTGAAATCAGATGAAGTGGAACAACTTCCATTGCCAGAATTTGTAAGAGTGAGGAGTTTATTTGGTTTGACTACTTTGAAAGATTGTCCTAGTCTATATGGCGGCACATACATCAATTACGAATTGGACATATGGATTCTGGAACAGGATAGTTGGAAATGGGTAATGAATGTCTGCAACTTGCCCGTTCCTTGCACGCGGTTTGTAGATAATATAAACATGTGGTGCAGTGAAATTGGTGATCGAATTATCTTTTATGGGGTGTCGGAGGAAGAATTTTTCATCTATTATCCTAAACTGAAACAATTTGTTAATGTTTTAGTACCTGATAAATCCAAATATTACGTAATTCCCAAGGTGGCGATATGTCTGGATAGTTTTTATTTTCCAAGACGCAATATCAAGGAGGAAGCAACTGTTATGAATAATATTGATGACGTGGAGGACAGTAGGGCTAACACGGGAGATAAGAGTAATTTTATTCAACCTAGAAGGAGTAACCGTGTGAAGATCCCATCTAAAAGATTAACAGGTTTTGTCGTGGAGCCGGGTTAA